One Danio aesculapii chromosome 13, fDanAes4.1, whole genome shotgun sequence DNA window includes the following coding sequences:
- the gsta.1 gene encoding glutathione S-transferase, alpha tandem duplicate 1 has protein sequence MSGKVVLHYFNGRGKMESIRWLLAVAGVQFEEVFLTEKEQFDKLLNDGDLMFQQVPLVEIDGMKLVQSKAILNYIAGKYNLYGKDLKERAMIDIYTEGLIDLMEMIMVSPFTPAENKEKTFSNIEEKAKVRFLPVFEKALANSNFLVGKQLSRADVHLLEATLMLQELFPSILAAFPKIQAFQEQMKALPAISKFLQPGSARKSPPDEEYVRTVKAVLIHLFK, from the exons ATGTCCGGGAAAGTTGTGCTGCATTACTTCAATGGCAGAGGGAAAATGGAGTCGATCCGGTGGCTTTTGGCTGTTGCTGGAGTCCAG TTCGAGGAGGTGTTTCTCACGGAAAAGGAGCAGTTTGACAAACTCCTGAACG ATGGAGACCTGATGTTCCAGCAGGTTCCCCTGGTGGAGATTGACGGGATGAAACTCGTACAGTCGAAGGCCATCCTGAATTACATCGCAGGAAAATACAACCTCTATGGAaaagaccttaaagagcgagccAT GATCGACATTTACACAGAGGGTCTGATAGATCTGATGGAAATGATCATGGTGTCTCCGTTCACACCTGCCGAAAACAAAGAGAAAACCTTCAGTAATATCGAGGAAAAGGCCAAAGTGCGCTTCCTTCCAGTGTTCGAGAAG GCTCTTGCAAACTCTAATTTCCTCGTGGGAAAGCAGCTGAGCCGTGCTGATGTTCATCTTCTGGAAGCTACGCTGATGCTGCAGGAGCTGTTTCCCTCAATACTGGCCGCATTTCCCAAAATTCAG GCGTTTCAGGAACAAATGAAGGCTTTACCAGCGATCAGCAAGTTCCTCCAGCCGGGCAGCGCTAGAAAATCTCCACCGGATGAGGAGTATGTGAGAACGGTGAAGGCCGTGTTGATCCACCTCTTCAAGTAG
- the tmem14a gene encoding transmembrane protein 14A has translation MAVDWLGFAYAAALLFGGFLGYKRKGSVVSLIAGLFFGTASAYGALRITLDPQNYGISLLSAGVLAAVMGMRFRKSGKLMPAGIMAGLSLLMVIRILIF, from the exons ATGGCTGTGGACTGGCTGGGGTTCGCTTATGCTGCTGCTCTGCTCTTCGGAGGTTTTTTGGGATATAAAAGAAAAG GCAGTGTGGTGTCATTAATCGCCGGCCTCTTCTTCGGAACTGCGTCTGCTTATGGAGCTCTGCGAATAACACTCGATCCGCAGAATTACGGGATCTCTCTGC TCTCTGCTGGTGTTCTGGCCGCTGTGATGGGAATGAGATTCAGGAAATCGGGGAAGTTAATGCCTGCAGGAATCATGGCAGGACTGAG TCTCCTGATGGTCATCCGGATCCTGATCTTCTAG